The proteins below are encoded in one region of Pseudomonas entomophila L48:
- a CDS encoding C39 family peptidase, with protein sequence MRIIALVFLLCVASVSEAAQMPLSVLPGGAMIYKPVQSIRERKFVDLVQQKTDFSCGAAALATILRQAYWLDVDEEHIIKGMLEHADQDLVRVQGFSMLDMKRYVESLGMRARGYRVAPETLNSIRIPVVVLMDIRGYKHFVVMQRVDKGWVYIGDPVLGHKRFTVEDFVKGWNGIIFAVIGQGYDKSNALLDPPLPLSAKNRINNFTPVQDAELIDFGFIRSDFF encoded by the coding sequence ATGCGCATTATCGCCTTGGTATTTTTGCTGTGCGTGGCCAGTGTGAGCGAGGCCGCCCAGATGCCGCTGTCCGTATTGCCGGGTGGCGCAATGATCTACAAGCCAGTGCAAAGCATCCGCGAGCGTAAATTCGTCGACCTGGTGCAACAGAAGACCGACTTCAGCTGCGGCGCCGCGGCGCTGGCAACCATCCTGCGTCAGGCCTACTGGCTCGACGTCGATGAAGAACACATCATCAAGGGCATGCTCGAACATGCCGACCAGGACCTGGTGCGGGTCCAGGGCTTCTCCATGCTCGACATGAAGCGCTACGTGGAAAGCCTCGGCATGCGCGCCCGCGGTTACCGGGTGGCCCCCGAGACCTTGAACAGCATCCGCATCCCCGTGGTGGTGCTGATGGACATCCGCGGCTACAAGCACTTCGTGGTCATGCAGCGGGTCGACAAAGGCTGGGTCTATATCGGTGACCCGGTGCTCGGCCACAAACGCTTCACGGTCGAGGACTTCGTCAAGGGCTGGAACGGCATCATCTTCGCCGTCATCGGCCAGGGCTACGACAAGAGCAACGCCTTGCTCGACCCACCGCTGCCGCTGTCCGCCAAGAACCGCATCAATAACTTCACCCCGGTGCAAGACGCTGAGCTGATCGATTTCGGCTTCATCCGCAGCGACTTCTTCTGA